CATATAATTTTTACCATAAACTTATCTGAAACTTAGTAGTGTCAAAATAAACGCACTAAAATTTTTAACTTTCACCAGAAAATATACAAAGAAGTAATATACAACCAGACCATCTCATTAGGACAGTCAGCAATCACACTAGTTCAACCAAAGAAAGGGTTTCTTCTTATTAAGACAAGGGTCACCTTTGAATACGCAGTTAGAACTGGTTTGATCGTTTCTTGAACATCAGCAACAAAATCAGACAGAGAAAAGGACCTGTGCAAAAAATGGTGAAACATAGCTCAACAACTACTTCCTGAGTCTCCCAAAGTAAAGTTGCACACGCCTTACAGGTCTCGTTGCCGAATTTCCCTGAATGTCACCGCAGCTGAGGTTTCTTCAAGCAAAGATTCATTCAAACTACATGGAATGAACAAAGGAAAATCAATGTCATGTCGTTCATAAAAAATATTGTAATATGATGAAAGAAAGGAAAAAATTCAATTGATTTGCACATGTAAGAATGTGATTATtgcatttatttatttaatttgcGTTACTAATGAAGAGGAATCACCAATGAATTTGCAGCCATGAATGCACCTGGCAGCTGCATACTTGGTGCTTCCAAGATCAAAATGTAATATGCTAAGTGCTAACAATAAATAATAGAATAGCTGCTATGAACCTTGGTCCTACTAGAGAGGGACCGTAGGTTGTATGCGTGGGAGGTTGGAGGGCGAGGTCAAAGTGCACGAGGAAGACGGCACGGCGGCGCCGTGGCTGCAGCGAGAGAGCGGCGGTTGCCCTAGAACCCTCGCGTTCCCAGGTAGCGTCCTCCTCAGTCAACCCGAGCCACTTGATCAAGACTTTCCAGACACCCCGGCGTTGCTGCGCCTTCAACGCACGGTCCGGCGCGGGCAGGATGCGGCCGTCCTGCGTCGGGGGCAGGACACCGGACTCAGCTGGAGGATCGCCGCGATGCTGCTTCAGAAGACTGACGTGAAAGACATCATGCAAGCGCGCTCCGTCCGGCGGCTGTAGGCGATAAGTGACGCAGCCGATGCGCTCCAGCACGCGGAAGGGGCCAGCCCAGCGAGGCCCCAGCTTGTGCTTGGCACGGGGGTCGAGAGACTGCGCCGTACGGTGGAGGAGGCGCAGCCAGACCCACGCGCCAACGCCGAACTCCACCTCCCTGTGGTTGGCGTCGTAGTACTTCTTTGCAAGCTGCTGAGCTTGAATAAGGCGTTGACGAACCTCAGCCAGCATCTCGTCACGATTGCGGAGAAGAGCATCCGCGGCCTCAGTACGCGCTGTCCCCGGCCAATATGGTAGGATGGCTGGCGGAGGACGGCCGTACACCACCTCAAAGGGCGTCGCGCGGAGGGCAGTGTGGAAAGAAGTGTTATAGCAATATTCCGCCCATGATAGCCAATTCACCCAAGCACGAGGCCGGTCACCTGTAACACAGCGCAAATACATTGCGATTACCTTGTTCACCACCTCCGACTGCCCGTCCGTCTGGGGATGAAACGCCGTGCTCATGCGCAGAGTCACGCCGGCCATCCTGAAGAGGTCGCGCCACACGTGACCAGTGAACACGGGATCCCGGTCGCTGACTATGGACGTCGGAAACCCGTGAAGGCGGACGATGCCGTCGAAGAAGGCGCGAGCGACGAACGCTGCGGTGTAGGGATGACGAGCGCAATGAAATGCGCATACTTGGAGAAGCAGTCGACGACGGTGAGAATGACCGACTTGCCGCCGACCTTGGGCAGCCCttcgatgaagtccatggagatgtcCGCCCACACCTGGGACGGCACCTCCAGAGGCTGTAGGAGTCCCGACGGCCGAAGAGCGTCGGTCTTGTTTCGCTGACACACAGCACAGGAGCGCACCCAATCCTGCACCAACGTGCGATCGCCCGGAAAATAGAAATCCGAACGAAGACGATGCAGCGTCTTCTGAACGCCTTCATGGCCAGCCCCATGAGCGAGCTGTATGGCCTGATGTCGCAGGTCGCCCACGTCAGGAATGAAGATGCGGTGACCGTGCAGCAGGAGTCCAGCGTCGTCGCGCCAGGGAGCAGCCAGCTCACCCGCGCGCAGGCGTTCCTGCAGCAGTGCGGCGTCCGGCGCCATGGCTGTTGCGCGGCGCACGTCGTCGATGTACGTGAAAGACGGCCCGGAGATGTTCGCCGCTGCTGCTGTACCGCCGAGCTCGGGGGCATCCTCGGCGTCGCGGCGGGATAGAGCGTCCGCCACCGTGTTGAGGCGGCCCGGACGGTACTCTACAGCGAAGTCAAACCTAAACAGCTTGCTGACCCACTGGTGCTGAGGCACCGTCGACAAGCGTTGGTCCAGCAGGTACTTGAGGATGTAGTGGTCCGTCCGGACGAGGAAGTGGCGCCCCCACAAGTACGGCCGCCAGTGTCGTACCGCCTGCACCAACCCGATGAGCTCCCGCTCGTAAGCGGCTAGCTTCAGGTGTCGGGCGGCGAACGGCCGGCTGAAGAAGGCGAGAGGCCCAGCGCCCTGGTGCAGGACGGCACCGAACCCTGCACCCGAGGCGTCGCTGTCCACCGTGAAGATGTTGTCGAAGTCGGGCATCTGCAGGACCGGTCCCGTGGTGAGGGCGCCCTTGAGCGCGAGGAAGGCCGCCTCGGACTCGTTGTCCCAAGCGAACGCGTCGCGCCGCAAGAGACGCGTCAGTGGCGCCGCGATGACGCCGAAGTCCCGGATGAACTTCCCGTAGTAGCCGGCGAGCCCCAAGAAGCCGCGCAAGGCACAGACAGAGCGCGGCACGGGCCAGGAGGCGACCGCCGCAATCTTGTTAGCATCCATGGCGACGCCCTCGGCGGATATCACATGGCCGAGGTAGGCCACAGAGGAAGCCCCAAACGAACATTTGGAGCGCTTGaggtggagacggtgggcgcggaGAGCGTTGAGGACGACTCCGACGTGCTGCAGGTGATCCGCCCACGAGGAGctatatatcaggatatcatcgaaAAACACCAGCACGAACCTGCGGAGATATGGGAGGAGGACGTCGTTCATCAATGCCTGGAAAGTGGCCGGAGCGTTGGAGAGACCAAAAGGCATCACCAAGAACTCGTAGTGCCCCTGGTGTGTCCGGAACGCCGTCTTGCTGATGTCGTCCGGATGCATCCGCACCTGGTGATAGCCCGAACGAAGGTCCAGCTTCGTGAAGAAGCGGGCGCCGTGGAGCTCGTCGAGGAGCTCGTCCACCACCGGAATGGGAAACCTGTCCTTGGAGGTTTGCATGttgagggcgcggtagtcgaTGCAAAACCTCCAGGAGTTGTCGGCCTTGCAAACAAGGAGAACCGAGGCGGAGAACGGAGATGTGCTGGGGCGTATGATCCCTTGCTCCAGCATGGCGGCGCATTGCCGCTCCAACTCGTCCTTCTGGAGCTGCGGGTAGCGATAGGGACGGACGACGATTGGAGCGGTGCTCGGCAGGAGGTGAATCTGGTGGTCGTAGGGACGTACTGGCAGAAGGCCGCGCGGCTCGTTGAAGACCGGCCCGAACTGCAGTAGTAACCAGTCCAGGAGGGTTGGTCCGGAGGCGTTGCTCACCGCCCAAACCGCCTGCTGCCTGGTGGTGTCGTCGTAGGGGGAGCCCAGCCCCGTCCACTATACGCGGCGTCCAGCGCGCATGAAGGCCATGGAGAGGCTCTCGCAGTCCCATAGTACGGGGCCGAGGGAGCGCAGGGAGTCGAACCCGAGGATGAGGTCGAACTCGCCGAGACTGATGCCGAAACAGTTGATGGAGAACTCCTCGGCGCCGATTGTCAACGCGACGTCGCGTGCGACCCCGTGGCACGGTACGCGGTCGCTGTTGGCCACGAGCACCCGTAGCGTGGGATGCGGAACGGAGGGAAGCTGCAGACGACTGAAAAGATCGGCGTTGATGAAGTTGGTCGTCGAGCCAGAGTCGAGGAGAGCCACCAGACGGTGACCCTGCACTGTCACGGGCAGAAGCATGGCGTTCTTTGGGCGCACCCCAGCGATCGCGTACAGGGGCACTGTGGGTGGCGCCCCGACGGTGGCCGACGCTTCCCCCGTGGGCTCCAGGACTGGAGGAGCGACCGCGGTCGTCTCCTGGAACGCGGCCGCAGCGGCAACCTCGGCAGCGATCTCTGCGTCGACGTAGTCGTCATTCTCCAAGTAGAATAGATGCTGACAGACATGGCCGCGAACGTAGGGTTCGTCACAGTTGAAGCAGAGGCCTTGGTGCCGTCGTTCTTGTTGCTCCGCCGGTGACAGACAGCGGAACCGCGGCTGCCCAGGAGTTGTCGTCGAGGACGGCTGTGGTACAGTCCCCGAGGATGGAGCTGCAGCCAGCCGGAAAGCTGGGTAGAGGCCGGAACGCGCCGGTGGACGAGCGCCGCGCTGCTGCTGCGGCTGTGGTGCAGGCAGGAAGGCAGCCGCGCGACGTTCGTAAGCCCGCGTGTAGTACATGGCGGATTGCAGGTCCTGCGGATGCTGCATCTCGACGTCCACCTTGATATGTTCAGGAAGACCGCCGACGTAGAGCTGCGCCTTTTGACGAGGGTTGAGGTCGCGCTCATGGCAGAGGACGGCGTTGTAGCGATCTGAGTAGTCCTAGACCGTGGAGGCGAAAGGCAGACGAGCAAGCTCCTCCAAACGTGTGCCCCGCGTCGGAGGTCCGAAACGAAGCTGGCACAGCTCGCGGAAGCGCTCCTAGGCTGGCATGCCTTCATCTTGTTCGAGTGCGTAGTACCACGTCTGTGCAGCGCCGCGGAGATGGTAAGACGCCAACCATGTGCGATCCGAGGCGAGAGTGCGCTGGCCGCGGAAGAATTGCTCGCACTGGTTGAGCCAATTCATCGAATCCACACCGCCGTCGTAGGTGGCGAACTCGAGCTTGTAGAACCGAGGCGGCGCCAGAACGCCCCCGTGCGCTCCGTGATCAATGGCCGACGTGCTGCCGCCCCCGAGGGCCGCTGGTGCCGCCGACACAGTAGCGCCGCCGTAGAGGAGAGGCCCGTCCATGCCGCCATCGAACGGTCCGGATGTTGGGGCTGGAGGAACGACGGAGGGGATCAACGAGGACGGCGTTGGTGAGGTGGCGAACGTATAGACCGGCGCCGAAGTTGACCCCAACATTGCCCACGGCGATATGGGGGACGGGGAGGCCGGCCACTGAAGCAGATGGAGAGGCACCCCTGGCCCGCTATGGGGCATGCCGTAGGGAAAGCGCGGGTGTTGCGACACCTGAGGCGCAGCCGACAGCGGCAATGATGGAGGCGGCGGCTGTGATGGGAGAGGCGGTGGAAGGAGGCTGGCCAAGGACGCCTGCATGGCGACCATGTTGCGGCTGAGCTGATCGACCACGCCAGCCAGGGTTTCCAGGGTGAGCGAGCCGCCCGACGAGGTGGACGCGTCCGAGAGCTCAGAGGACGCCGTGGGCAGCGGCATGGACGACATCGGCGGTGGCGTGACGTGGCTGAGCGGAGCAGCGGTCATCGTGCCTGGAATCTCTGGTACCAAGCTGCTATGAACCTTGGTCCTACTAGAGAGGGACCGTAGGTTGTATGCGTGGGAGGTTGGAGGGCGAAGTCGAAGTGCACGAGGAagacggcgcggcggcgccgtGGCTGCAGCGAGGGAGCGGCGGTTGCGGCTGTAGCCCTACAACCCTCGTGTAGCTACAGTAACGGAGGCACTGTTCACGCGTGAACAGTAGAGGCGACTAGGGTTAGGAACTCCTGGCTCCCAGGGGAAGCCAGAAACAATAAATTGTTTCTGCTTAATTCTCAAAATAGTCTTACAAGGTATTTATAACTCTTCTCATCTAATACTAGGAAATAAATTCTAATAATTCCAATAATTCTAATAATAGCTAATACGACTGCGACACGTAGACTTGAGGCCTTCCTGGACGTGGTCTCCTAGCCACGAGCAGGCCTTCTACGGCCATAGTGGAGGCCCGTCATAACAATAGCATAGTTCAGATTTAATCCATCAAATTCCATAATCAGATAGAACAAAGAATGATGGAGCACATCATACTCTTGAATTTTCTGAACCACTGGATTGTCACTTGTCTCCCATCTTTCTCGGACATCCTCAGCTACCTGCATTTGCATATGCACAACATGGATATCACTGCAAGACAAAATCAGGTTTGACCAAATACATCAAATACACCTGTACAGCATTGTGAGGGTACCTCTTGTCCCTTGGTTACAACAGGCTTGGTGTATTCATCCACTGTTTTATATACTGGGTGACCTCGGACcttagagaagaaaaaggatttcAGATAGGAAATCAATATGAGAAAGATAGGAGCAGAGTTGAACATTCTCCTTAAAGATACCTTATTCTTAAATGCTTCCCATTTTTCACCCAATACTGACTTTTTTGTTGGCGTAAGAACTAAATCAGTTCTTGTACTCTTTTCTACTTTAGCAGAAGCATGCCTAGCTTGATGTTTTCTCTTTCTGCTAGAGCTAGAGCTTAATTCATCCTTGACGATTTCATATCCCTGCTTAGCTAAAGTTGAAACTTTTGTGTCCTTCAACTTTGCAAATGCGCCGGATACCACTGGTGAAGCAGATGAGATTGTTGACTTCAATTTAGTAAACAATGTATGGCTGCCTGTGGCATCTTCAGACGTGCCATCTGAATGTGAGGATGCCTCAGCTTTCTCATGTTTTGAAGCTTCAGGCGAACCATCCCTACAACTTGTGctctcttcttttccaagtccaaaacTTTCCTTTACCTGTAAACAATTCATCAAGGCTAAGACTACATGTTTACAGAAAATCATGACCTATACTgtatcaaaataatattaattcATCCTTACCTCTTCCTTAGCAGCAAACATTTTTTCTTTGATATTTGCAGTAACCTACAAGTGGAAAAAGAATGCCCCTATAAATCTACGAGCAATTGAGCATAAAACAAACAAGTGAATAGGGCACAGTTATCAATATTGAACCATTATCTGTCAATGGCTTACCTTTTTAGATGTCTCCTCAGCTTCACTCCAAACATCATCAACACCCTTGTATATTGTCTCAGTTGTCTTCTTAGTTCTGAAAAAAAATTGTGATATCTTCAAGTAAGACACGAAGAGTATATCATACCTTGCACCTATATGTAGAAGACTAAAAGTTGAAAATAGTGCGATAATTTTTGCAACTTACCTTACTTTGAGATCTTCCTTTACCACACCAAGTTTCTCTCCGAACTCCTTCATGGATTTCTGGAATTCAGGATTGCTGcaacaaaataataataataataataaataaagagaaaaaatTGCTCATCGCCATACATATAAAAGGTGTCCCAGCAGTATATAACCATTATTTCAGTTGTTTAAGCTTtcatgatggtggagaccttcGAAAGTAACACATACCTGCTCAGCTCACCCTTTAGTTGCTTCGAGAACTCATTGAAAACACTTAGGTTCCTATTATTCAAATATCTATATGAAGTAGTTGCTTGCACATTTGCCCTCGTTACCTACACCATGTGCCAGCAATGGATGGCAATTAGTAGGATGCGTGCAGCTACGtaataaaaggaaaaaaaaaggataAAGATAAGGCATGCAACAAAAACCAAACTTCAGTGGCATCCCGCTTTGGTTTGATCACATATTGAATGAAGAAAAAGACACAGAGAACTTCTGTTTTTAAAAAACATCAAGTCAATACACTAGGCCTAATTTACTGTTTATGTTACTGCAAACAAGCAAATCATAGCTTAACTAAGGTGTACAAGCAAGTTTAAACTGCCATCTGTCCCTTGTTTGTGCAGCCATAAAGAAATTACATTAATAATGTattaaaaagggcgtacccagtgcagagagctcccgctctgtgtggtgtctggggaagggtgtcagtggcgagccttaccctcgcctgtgcaatgcgaggagaccgcgatttCACAAAAATCTACGAATCCAATTAAAAGCAAAGCATGTGTAGGAGACAATGGTTCCTTCAATCTTGACATAATTTAATACACTAAAGACTTTAAACATTCTATAATTTTGTTGCTTTGGTAATGAAACTCAGGAAATCCCGCTGTCGGAAAAAAAGTGAACATATTTATTTTCACGGAAGTTATTTCATTTTTTTTACCTCCCAAACAATAAACAATACTGGTGGTTGGGTGGTGGCTACTCCTCAACAGGATACTGCTCACAAGCTATTTCAGATAACATGAGGAGCAAATGCCCATATGCTATTTCAGAAAAAACAGCCATTGTTGTTCACATATAGCTTACTACTCGAAATCTAAATATCAGGGTTACACAATTGCTAAAAGAGAACATACTCCACTCACCAATCGCAGCGCGGCTTCGGATGAGGGCCGCCGGAGAGCCCGCAGCAGCGCCGAGGTCGCCATCAAGGAAGCAGAAGAGAGAGGGGCGGAAGGCGAAGGTACGGCTCACGGGACCTGTCGGCCACTGGTTTCGGCGGCGGCTCGCCGGAGCTGGCGGCGCGTGCTGGGAGAGGAGGCGGCGGGAGGAGTGAAGACCGCCTGTGGAGGTTTAAGGGAACATATgcagagaggaagaggaaggacaATACTAGTAAAGTTTCCTACCTTACAGGTGATTTTTGCAAACTGAACGCAAGCAGTGAGGGTGTAGTTGTAATAATTGAAAAATGCGCGCGTATGTGCAGATATTATTTTCTTGGAGCGAAAGATGGTGGAATCTTCGTCAAATATAACTCCTGTATTGTATGTATCCGGCGATCAAGGGGTTGGTCAGGCAAATTCTTCGTGATTTTGCAAGCGTTATCAAACTAGTGGGCACGCGTATTACAACATACTCACATGTATGTTGTGTCAAAATCTTAAAAGAAAAACTTATCTTTTTCATAGGGTCATGATGATGATAAATACTCcgcccatttcaaaatctaagatgTTTTGATCTTTTTTTAATAAAtcgtttttactatgtatctagatataatatatgttGAAGTACATAGCCCGTTATGTATCTATTAAAATCATAACACTTCGTAATTTGGATGAAGGAAGTAGATAGATAGATTGATATATAAACTTACGATTTTGTTCATGTTGATTTATTTCGTAGATGAATCATTAGTCGGGCATGGCCCATTGATTCAGATTTCGCAACTTCCTTTTGCGATCGCGCGTccttcaattttttttttctttatcaGTTTTATTACTATTACTATTCTATGGCTGCCTGCCTTTTTCTCTGTTGGATGGTGGCTGCCTTGGTTCAGAAACAAAAACCAAAACACCAGATTTGTCTTTTTAAGGACACCAGTTTTGTTTAGAAAAATAGTAAGGGCTTGTTCGGTTCGGCCGGTTTAGCCCGGAATGCAGCCCAATCCGGGCGGATTGGAACGGCCCGGAATGGAGTCAGGCCTGGCTTGGATTCGCTGTTCGTTTAGATCTGGTCCGGAATGGAAACAGGCCCGGTTCGGTTTTCCCCCCCTCTGCTCACGGGCCGGATTCATTCCCCACCTCGTCCCCTCCGGAACGGAGCCTGGCCACTCGCTCGGTCTCCTCTCGGTCCTCCCTCTCGCCGCCGTGCAGCCCTCTCCGGCGGCCCCCTCAACCGAGACCTCCCGTCGGTGCCGTCCCACGACCTCGCCGGCGCGAGCTCCGCCACGgcctctccctctccttcccgGCCACGCGGGAGAGCCCCAGGCCGCGCGCGCCAAGGCTCCGCCGGCGCCACGCTCTCGCGAAGGCGCGCGGGGAGAAAAGAAAATGGCGAAGCAAGCGCCTCGGCATGGTGGCGGACGAGGACTCGCCGCTCTCGGCGCCGTCCGTACTCACGGAGGTGGTGGCGCGGTCGTCCCCGATCCTGCCGCCGCTCCGCCGCCCCACGTTCGTCGGCGCCAGCCTGCcgtgcgccgccgcctcctccccggTGCACGGCGCCGGCCTGGGCATCGGCGCGAAGTGGGAGGAGCAGGACCAGCCGGCCACCACCCACAGCCCGACCTCCGCGCTGCGCTCCCTCGCCCGGCAGCActccgccgcgctcgccaggctcGTCGCCGCGCCGCCGTCCGCGCTGTCGAGGTCCGTGTCGCGCGCCGAGTGGAGGACCGTGTCCCCGCACGACGACGAGGATCCCGACCGAGATCCCAAGCTGCTCGCGGCCGAGGATGGCTTCACGTGCGGCGCGCTGTACATGTTCATCCCGGGTGTAAACGGCCAATTCCCTCGGATACTCTAGCATAGATAAGGATCAGCTGTTTAGTTGTTGTATACGAACTGGTCAGTGCATGCCTATTCTTCAGCTGATCCTAGTCTTCAGGGTAGTGGTTAGGAGTATACGGCCACTGTTGTTCTGGCCTTTGTATTTATACCGGCACACTGTTATGAACACGCGAGCTGAGTATTCTCTCCCATCTCTGTCTCTTACATGGTATCAGCTTACTCTTGATCCAACATCCTTCCGCTGCTCTCCTCTCCATTTTTCAGCCATGGCCAGTCCTGTTTCCGCTGCGTCCGGTGCCTCCAACCCATTCGCTGGCCCTAATGACCCTGCTCCGCCCCCAGCCGCCACTCTTGTGCTGCTGAACATCCGCAACCACGTTCCTGTCATCCTCTCCACGGACGATGGGAACTTCCGCCAGTGGCGTTCCTTCTTCGAGCTGACCATCAAGAAATTCGGCCTCATCAACCACATTGATGGCACGGTCGACGCCGCCGCCATGTTCAACGACCCGGAGTGGCTTCAGGTGGATTCCTGCATCACCTCCTGGCTCTACAACACGGTGTCGAAGGAGATCTGGAACGACGTCAACCGGCCGAACGCCACCGCCCACTCCACCTGGACGGCGATCACCGGGCAGTTTCTTGACAACCGCCTTCAGCGCGCCGTCTACGCTCAGCAGGAGTTCCACAGCCTATTCCAAGGCGACATGAACATCAGCGAGTACTGCGGCCGCCTCAAGCGCCTCGCCGACACCCTCTACGACTGCGGCGCTGCGGTCTCCGACACGGCGCTCGTCATCAACACCCTGCGAGGCCTCAACAACAAGTTCAGCCAGGCCATCGCAGTGCTCTCCACCATGTCCCCGCCGCCGACGTTCCTCTACACCAAATCGTATTTGTTGCAGGAGGAAAATCGCATTCGGCATTCCCTGCAGATGGAGGCGCAGACGGCCCTTCTCTCGGCCGCCCCCGCGAACGCGTCGAGCACGCCTGTGGCGCCGTCTCCACCAACTGCACCGGCCCCCACCAACGGTCCCAATGATCGCCGCAAGAAGCGCAAGCCCAACGACGGTCGCAACCGCCCGAGCAACTCCGGCGGCCAGGGCTCCTCCTCCGGCCGGCCTCCTGCACCACACGGCGGCGCGCCAACGCAGCCATGGGCCTCGACCTACAACCCGTGGCAGGGTGTCGTTCAGGCCTGGCCCATGAACAATTGGCGCCCCAGTGTTCTCGGATCGCGCCCCGGCATCAACCCTCCGCAGGCGATGGCGGCATACTCGGCACCAACACCGGATCACGCCTTCCACGGCGGCCAGCAGGGCTCCCTGCCTGCCGGTCTCTACTCCGCGCTGAACGGCATGACGCTCAACAACACCGGTGGGGGCGGATCGGATTGGTTCCTCGACACGGGCGCCACGTCCCACATGGCGTCCAACTCCGGTATTCTAcactcttccccttcccctcctGTCCATCGTCACATTGTTGTCGGCAATGGACAACTCCTTCCTGCTCAGCATACTGGCCATGCCTCAATTCCCACTTCCTCAACCCCCCTTCATCTTCGCAATGTTTTAATAGCTCCACAACTCATCAAGAATCTCATCTCTGTACGTGCTTTAACCCGTGATAATTCAGTTTCTGTTGAATTTGACCCCTGGGGTTTTTCCATTAAGGATCTTCGTACCAAGATGGCGCTCCTCCGATGTGACTCTTCCGGTGACCTCTACCCTCTACCTGGCTCGCCGGCACCcacctcagcttcctcggctCGCCCTGCAGCGGCCCTTCTCGCCTCCAACGACAGCACGCTGTGGCATGCTCGCCTCGGTCATCCAGGCCAGGGCACGCTCCAGCGGATGTCACGCTCCATTGGCTTTTCCTGCACCAAATCCAGTCGCCATACTTGCCACGCCTGCCGCCTCGGCAAGCATGTTCGACTGCCATTTAGTGTTTCCAATAATGTTTCTAGCTTTCCCTTTCATTTGTTGCATTGTGATGTTTGGACATCTCCCATTTTCAGCAACTCCGGTTATAAATACTACCTTGTCATGTTGGATGATTACTCTCACTATGCTTGGACATTCCCACTGCGCCACAAATCAGATGTCCTCCCAACCATTATTTCCTTCCATGCTTTTGTGCGCACACAGTTTCAAGTTCCTATTATGTGCCTCCAAACTGacaatggtagagagtttgataacTCAGCCACTCGCGCATTCTTTGCACAGAATGGGATTGTTCTTCGCCTGACATGCCCCTATACTTCACAGCAAAATGGCCGCGCCGAACGTGCTCTGCGTACCATCAATGATGGACTTCGTGCTCTCCTCTTCCAGGCCTCAGCTCCCCTCACTTTCTGGCCAGATGCCCTTGCAGCCTCCACATACCTACTCAACCGCCGCCCGTGCCATCCAAGGGCGCACGCCACGCCGTATGAACTGCTGTTCGGCACAGCGCCAGAATACCAACACCTCCGCGTCTTTGGTTGCTTGTGCTACCCCAACACAGCAGCTACCGCACCCCATAAGCTCGCGCCACGCTCTGCACGCTGCATCTTTCTTGGCTACCCGCACGATCAGCGTGGCTACAAATGCTATAACCCAGTCACCAAACGCGTGCTAATCTCTCGTCACGTGTATTTCGACGAGACATGCTTTCCTTTTGCGCAGGAACAGACGACACCACTGCTCGAACACCCTCCATGCCAACCATGTTCGGATGATGTGGTACATGCTCATGCGGCGCCCCGACAACCACGACAGCGTGCGCGGTCACCACCTCGCGACGCTTCAGTCCGCGGTCACCAGGCGCATGGGTCCCCGGCGCGTGACGCATCACCTGCTGCGGCATCAGCACCTCCGCAGCACCAGTCGCCATCGACGGTCGAGCCTCCTCCACCGCAGCCGGGCCCGTCTTCGTCAACACCGGAACCAGCGCCGCGGCACCCGATGGTCACACGCGCGCGGGATGGCATTCACCTGCCTAACCCGAAGTACGCGCACGTGGCCACCACCGCCGACATCACCCCGGCGCCGTCCTCCGTCCGCGCTGCCCTTCGCGATCCCGAGTGGCTAGCAGCGATGCAGGCGGAGTATGATGCTCTGCAGGCCAACGGCACTTGGACGCTGGTGCCTCGGCCAGCACATGCCAATGTCATCACCGGGAAGTGGTTGTTCAAGAACAAGCTCAACGCCGACGGAACGCTCGAGCGGCGCAAAGCCAGATGGGTTGTCCGAGGGTTCTCTCAACGACCTGGAGTAGATTTCCATCAGACTTTCTCTCCGGTGGTGAAACCAGCAACCATACGTACAGTACTTCACCTT
Above is a genomic segment from Miscanthus floridulus cultivar M001 chromosome 3, ASM1932011v1, whole genome shotgun sequence containing:
- the LOC136547269 gene encoding mitochondrial import inner membrane translocase subunit TIM44-2-like; the encoded protein is MATSALLRALRRPSSEAALRLVTRANVQATTSYRYLNNRNLSVFNEFSKQLKGELSSNPEFQKSMKEFGEKLGVVKEDLKVRTKKTTETIYKGVDDVWSEAEETSKKVTANIKEKMFAAKEEVKESFGLGKEESTSCRDGSPEASKHEKAEASSHSDGTSEDATGSHTLFTKLKSTISSASPVVSGAFAKLKDTKVSTLAKQGYEIVKDELSSSSSRKRKHQARHASAKVEKSTRTDLVLTPTKKSVLGEKWEAFKNKVRGHPVYKTVDEYTKPVVTKGQEVAEDVRERWETSDNPVVQKIQDLNESLLEETSAAVTFREIRQRDLSFSLSDFVADVQETIKPVLTAYSKGDVKTLKKYCTKEVIERCKGERQAYASQGIFFYHKILHISEADVLETKMFGSSPVIILRFQTQQIYCVRDREGQVTEGGQDTIQTVFYSWAMQLMDSDKVGEEESYYPVWRLREMQQAGIKALI
- the LOC136547270 gene encoding uncharacterized protein, yielding MPILQLILVFRVVVRSIRPLLFWPLYLYRHTVMNTRAEYSLPSLSLTWYQLTLDPTSFRCSPLHFSAMASPVSAASGASNPFAGPNDPAPPPAATLVLLNIRNHVPVILSTDDGNFRQWRSFFELTIKKFGLINHIDGTVDAAAMFNDPEWLQVDSCITSWLYNTVSKEIWNDVNRPNATAHSTWTAITGQFLDNRLQRAVYAQQEFHSLFQGDMNISEYCGRLKRLADTLYDCGAAVSDTALVINTLRGLNNKFSQAIAVLSTMSPPPTFLYTKSYLLQEENRIRHSLQMEAQTALLSAAPANASSTPVAPSPPTAPAPTNGPNDRRKKRKPNDGRNRPSNSGGQGSSSGRPPAPHGGAPTQPWASTYNPWQGVVQAWPMNNWRPSVLGSRPGINPPQAMAAYSAPTPDHAFHGGQQGSLPAGLYSALNGMTLNNTGGGGSDWFLDTGATSHMASNSGSSYQDGAPPM